Proteins from a genomic interval of Capsicum annuum cultivar UCD-10X-F1 chromosome 4, UCD10Xv1.1, whole genome shotgun sequence:
- the LOC107869557 gene encoding methylmalonate-semialdehyde dehydrogenase [acylating], mitochondrial-like, with amino-acid sequence MGSLIIHFFIITPQAGMHIYIYSRASTKRKWVQSNMGAKNYGIVIPDANIDFMINALVAADFGATGQRCLSTVVFVRNSKPWEEKLLERAKVLKASAGTEPDADLGPVISEQAKKRVC; translated from the exons ATGGGTTCATTGATcattcatttctttattattaccCCTCAGGCtggcatgcatatatatatatattctagagcATCAACTAAAAGAAAATGGGTTCAG TCCAATATGGGAGCCAAAAATTATGGCATCGTCATTCCTGATGCAAACATAGATTTCATGATAAATGCTTTAGTAGCGGCTGATTTTGGTGCAACAGGACAAAGATGCTTGAGCACAGTTGTCTTTGTTAGGAACTCAAAACCTTG GGAAGAAAAACTGTTGGAACGTGCAAAAGTCCTGAAGGCCAGCGCTGGAACTGAACCTGATGCCGATCTTGGTCCAGTAATTAGCGAGCAG GCTAAAAAACGAGTATGTTGA